Proteins from a single region of Caloramator sp. E03:
- a CDS encoding nitroreductase family protein, with the protein MTTVSGLNIKEVPDIIDIVVKHGVDVYAFARYCPNGKEKDIGMTPQEYKELLDICYQKFQKYEKEGCKTYFNRKDHLWTLYEYEKGIFKIPVDVQTGMIYGGCNCGNCHLTILPNGDIYACRRFESKVSNAFKNGFYGAPTVCIVFSQKNFLFSIADSFCCATNMVLEATELGISSCIISRAEETFENELGQKLLKDWQISDNYIARCFVILGYCDGEYPTDKPRKNGRIKIVE; encoded by the coding sequence ATGACTACAGTATCTGGGTTAAACATAAAGGAAGTTCCAGATATTATTGATATTGTTGTTAAGCATGGTGTGGATGTATATGCTTTTGCAAGGTATTGCCCAAATGGCAAGGAAAAGGATATTGGTATGACTCCGCAGGAATACAAGGAACTATTGGATATATGTTATCAAAAGTTTCAAAAATATGAGAAAGAGGGTTGCAAAACCTATTTTAATCGAAAAGATCATCTGTGGACGCTTTATGAATATGAAAAAGGTATTTTTAAAATTCCTGTAGATGTGCAAACAGGAATGATTTATGGAGGATGCAACTGTGGTAATTGCCATCTGACAATCCTACCTAATGGTGATATTTATGCATGCCGCCGATTTGAAAGCAAGGTTAGCAATGCTTTTAAAAACGGTTTTTATGGTGCACCTACGGTTTGTATAGTATTTTCCCAGAAAAACTTCCTATTTAGCATAGCCGATTCATTCTGCTGTGCGACAAATATGGTATTAGAGGCAACAGAACTTGGGATTTCATCATGTATTATTTCACGAGCAGAAGAAACCTTTGAAAATGAATTAGGGCAAAAGTTATTAAAGGATTGGCAAATTTCTGATAATTATATTGCAAGATGCTTTGTTATTCTTGGTTATTGCGATGGAGAATATCCAACAGATAAGCCAAGAAAAAATGGAAGAATTAAAATTGTTGAATAA